One Candidatus Saccharibacteria bacterium RAAC3_TM7_1 genomic region harbors:
- a CDS encoding hypothetical protein (RAAC3_TM7_1_142) yields MTKIPVSISQLAKYGLDYVSLISSSASRSRPVKTEQMDTDLLSIPDVIFKSEVDSITIDLVTSLDKQFDPSIPNEEKSDEQRQAEWRIERDRGILNKIQEIDTKIRTDEYTKRVVLQTGFISFEAKRYLESEFNEEYEKYEAPLFQIPVAAINFKYNPDGVTVTIDLPDNYVEILNGPLKNFLPQQYFDKVFKFIADSEAEEKTMLPLADDFIEDLWSAIRVQLDGLDAKSISEAPSFATSIVAITNKTNHFLAEDLKAIAALEDEDLLETSLGSWVSDEDMAIEQVVSDDGSTEIFFPFDYDKYQLKVLGITANKAVIVEGPPGTGKSQTISNLLVHLAATGKRVLFASQKDQAIRGVKDKLKALDVPFLYGYIPDKTSKLYTEEDEKDSAANTLLALNREFQKGKVGDLKEPLSLLANRSNIFVENLNNERSIYALLEERRSLSYLDSFHPYEIDSGWYSQCGLLEDTINGLEASVNKYEKAHEKFLRAANKKFENLELDYQATIDSIESIYTYFKENMPERSGWIGSKVNEMKLRNALKENGRNLLQEIFVEVEKVLFSDNTKSARLQLLDSLSDYFVYSSELQAITESRSSLNELLSGKEISPTTYASLKKVILDNGSKEKVFGDLTRYNEITEQVEEMSLYSANELNREIKDIRKFYRTNITNYVRNRILTRVGEANNSKDVRATLAQVARSLTKSKKANKTFDRLKHNEDNFSAMSKVLPIWMMSLDDVSRIVPLEKNAFDYVIIDEASQCNFAYAFPAMFRAEHTIFFGDTLQMRDDNIMFKSNDQLNAIAKKHKIPEVYQIKAEEDTVKSVMDIAHLNGFKTTTLKYHYRSPRELIGFSNESFYEPIGRKLEAVNDNIVPYKDTGRVLLNHIVKPNADEELSDRTNLAEVRKIQELVDEIKSDPVLKDKSIAVLTFFNEQAELIRNAIKHEDIKVSIIDGIQGDERDIVIYSFVIKDPSDKKRYIALTGEGGEIRKDIAAGRVNVAFSRARLQVHTVTSLAPELWPEGIWIKRYLEYVENSGIVNRRHSKAEQQFDSNFEEKVFSYLAKELDASEYTLETQVESLGFKIDLVVCRNGKKLAIEMDGPSHFEGGDGQVYVKDDWDRQGALETAGWNFYRISYFDWTKDQQAEHKALSEYIQQYFDDESVSSKTTVLKELEKETVAPEESPKDMYVTDFSEESVDNVTPVQAVPVTRNVKRTNTAKTTPAKPTFSIGDREVNQEDLERYLSTHQQSYIEIRYQSMRAGSAKYWRTIRLDSYDGTYMYSKQDNAPYPIKYRRDRVIEFR; encoded by the coding sequence ATGACAAAAATACCAGTATCTATCAGCCAACTAGCAAAATACGGACTTGATTATGTAAGCCTAATTTCAAGTAGTGCCTCCAGAAGCCGACCCGTTAAGACTGAGCAGATGGATACCGACCTACTCTCTATCCCAGACGTGATTTTCAAAAGCGAAGTTGACTCCATAACAATTGATTTAGTCACCTCTCTAGATAAACAGTTCGACCCGAGCATACCGAACGAGGAAAAGAGCGACGAGCAACGACAAGCTGAGTGGCGTATTGAACGGGACAGAGGTATCTTAAATAAGATTCAAGAAATAGATACAAAAATTAGAACCGATGAATATACGAAACGGGTAGTCCTGCAAACTGGCTTTATATCATTTGAGGCAAAACGCTACCTTGAGTCTGAATTCAATGAAGAGTACGAGAAATACGAGGCTCCGTTGTTTCAAATTCCAGTTGCGGCAATAAACTTCAAATATAATCCTGATGGCGTAACAGTAACTATCGACTTACCTGATAATTATGTAGAGATTTTAAACGGCCCATTAAAGAACTTCTTGCCTCAGCAGTATTTTGATAAGGTGTTTAAGTTTATAGCGGATTCAGAGGCGGAAGAGAAAACAATGCTTCCGCTTGCCGATGATTTTATCGAAGACTTGTGGTCGGCAATAAGAGTTCAGTTAGATGGATTAGATGCGAAGTCAATATCTGAAGCTCCTAGTTTTGCAACCAGCATTGTTGCAATCACGAATAAGACAAATCACTTCCTTGCCGAAGACCTTAAGGCTATAGCTGCACTAGAAGATGAAGACTTGCTAGAAACGTCATTAGGCAGTTGGGTGTCAGATGAAGATATGGCAATTGAACAGGTAGTTTCTGATGACGGTAGTACGGAAATATTCTTTCCGTTTGATTATGACAAGTATCAGCTAAAAGTCTTAGGCATTACAGCAAATAAAGCGGTTATTGTTGAAGGTCCTCCAGGAACTGGAAAATCACAGACCATCTCAAACTTACTTGTACATCTTGCAGCCACGGGTAAACGGGTGCTATTTGCTAGTCAAAAAGACCAAGCTATACGTGGAGTCAAAGATAAGCTAAAAGCATTGGATGTGCCATTTTTGTATGGGTATATTCCTGACAAAACATCTAAGCTGTACACAGAAGAAGATGAAAAAGACAGTGCCGCAAACACACTACTTGCACTCAATAGAGAGTTCCAAAAAGGAAAGGTCGGTGACTTAAAAGAACCTCTGTCGTTACTTGCCAACCGTTCAAATATTTTTGTAGAGAACTTAAATAACGAACGTTCTATCTATGCCCTACTAGAAGAGCGTAGAAGCTTGAGCTACCTTGATTCTTTTCATCCGTACGAAATTGATAGCGGATGGTATAGCCAGTGTGGCTTATTAGAAGACACTATTAATGGATTAGAGGCCAGTGTTAACAAATATGAAAAGGCTCATGAGAAGTTTTTAAGGGCAGCCAACAAGAAGTTTGAAAATCTAGAATTAGATTACCAGGCGACTATAGACTCAATTGAAAGTATCTACACATACTTTAAGGAAAATATGCCCGAACGGTCTGGTTGGATAGGTAGTAAGGTTAATGAAATGAAATTGCGTAATGCACTGAAAGAGAATGGCCGCAACCTATTGCAGGAAATTTTCGTAGAAGTTGAAAAGGTACTATTCTCTGACAATACAAAGTCTGCCCGATTGCAGCTATTAGATAGTCTGTCGGATTACTTTGTTTACAGTAGTGAGCTACAGGCAATAACTGAAAGTCGTTCTTCACTTAACGAATTACTCTCAGGCAAAGAAATATCACCGACTACGTACGCCTCTCTCAAAAAGGTAATCTTGGATAATGGTAGTAAGGAGAAGGTGTTCGGGGATTTAACTAGGTATAACGAAATCACCGAGCAGGTAGAAGAAATGTCGTTGTACTCGGCGAATGAGCTTAACCGAGAAATCAAGGATATTCGCAAGTTTTACAGAACCAATATCACAAATTACGTACGTAACCGTATCCTAACCAGAGTTGGTGAAGCGAATAACAGTAAGGACGTAAGGGCTACCCTAGCTCAGGTTGCCCGAAGTCTTACAAAGAGTAAGAAAGCCAATAAGACATTCGACAGATTGAAGCACAACGAAGACAATTTTAGTGCCATGTCTAAGGTCTTGCCAATCTGGATGATGAGCCTAGATGATGTTAGTCGTATAGTTCCACTCGAGAAGAATGCATTTGATTATGTAATTATCGATGAAGCATCACAGTGTAATTTTGCATATGCGTTTCCAGCAATGTTCCGTGCTGAACATACAATTTTCTTTGGTGATACTTTGCAGATGCGTGATGACAACATTATGTTTAAGTCGAATGACCAACTTAATGCTATTGCTAAGAAGCATAAGATACCTGAGGTTTATCAAATTAAGGCGGAAGAAGACACGGTAAAATCCGTTATGGATATTGCTCATCTTAATGGCTTTAAAACAACAACTCTCAAGTATCACTATCGCTCACCGAGGGAGCTTATAGGCTTCTCTAATGAATCTTTCTACGAACCAATAGGTCGAAAACTAGAGGCAGTTAACGACAATATCGTACCCTACAAAGATACTGGGCGTGTTCTTCTCAACCATATTGTTAAGCCAAATGCAGATGAAGAGCTGTCCGACAGGACAAATCTAGCCGAGGTACGTAAAATTCAGGAGTTGGTTGACGAGATTAAAAGTGACCCCGTACTGAAGGATAAGTCCATTGCTGTTCTAACCTTCTTTAACGAGCAAGCTGAGCTGATAAGAAACGCCATTAAACACGAAGATATTAAGGTCTCTATAATTGACGGTATTCAGGGTGATGAACGTGATATCGTAATCTATTCATTTGTTATTAAAGACCCTAGCGACAAGAAGCGTTACATTGCCCTAACTGGTGAAGGTGGCGAGATTCGTAAAGATATTGCAGCTGGTCGTGTAAACGTTGCCTTTAGCCGAGCTAGATTACAGGTTCATACCGTTACATCGTTAGCTCCTGAGCTATGGCCTGAGGGTATTTGGATTAAGCGATACCTGGAGTATGTCGAAAATAGCGGTATAGTGAACCGTCGTCACAGTAAGGCAGAGCAGCAGTTTGACTCTAATTTTGAGGAAAAGGTGTTTAGCTATTTGGCGAAAGAGCTGGATGCTAGCGAGTATACCTTAGAAACGCAGGTAGAATCTCTTGGGTTTAAAATTGATTTAGTAGTTTGCCGTAATGGCAAGAAACTAGCAATCGAGATGGATGGCCCTTCGCACTTTGAAGGTGGAGATGGTCAGGTATACGTAAAGGATGACTGGGACAGGCAGGGTGCTCTTGAAACTGCTGGATGGAACTTTTACCGCATTTCATACTTTGATTGGACGAAAGACCAACAGGCTGAGCATAAAGCACTCAGTGAATATATACAGCAGTACTTCGATGATGAAAGTGTTTCAAGCAAAACTACCGTCCTAAAAGAACTCGAAAAAGAAACAGTGGCACCAGAAGAATCGCCTAAGGATATGTATGTTACCGACTTTTCAGAAGAGAGTGTAGATAACGTTACTCCTGTCCAAGCTGTTCCTGTGACCAGGAATGTGAAGCGCACTAATACTGCCAAGACTACTCCCGCCAAGCCGACCTTCTCGATAGGAGACCGTGAGGTTAACCAAGAGGACTTAGAAAGATATCTTAGTACTCATCAACAGAGTTATATCGAAATACGATACCAGTCTATGCGTGCAGGGTCAGCAAAATACTGGAGAACTATACGTCTAGATAGCTACGATGGCACGTACATGTATTCCAAGCAGGATAACGCACCTTATCCAATAAAATATCGACGAGACCGAGTAATAGAGTTTAGATAG